One Acidobacteriota bacterium genomic window carries:
- a CDS encoding M56 family metallopeptidase, with protein sequence MFSHLFWHQGLAAWAQWFWPAFANHLWQTTLIALFAGLVMTLLKRAPARVRYVAWLLVLAKLLLPSALLLWLAQGGIGWLTRLLPAAELPSASFALVFENAQPLGEFAAPFATLELGKGAALASHNEFYCLLTGVWLLGAGLLLTGWLSRRRRFAQALRNSQPLNTGREFECLQRLRARLSYQHNVVLLPAPRLTEPGVWRIWQPVIAWPEGMAERLSDAELEAVLLHELLHIRHRDNLLATVQMWVCCLCWFHPLVWWLDRRLLAEREWVCDEAVLRWQGAPQIYAASLWKVAQFGLGWPSTNMAGVSRVGGSNLKRRIEAMLQNEFPTRLAWPQRFLIGFTVAALLVFSCVIALPLRNQALAQDKPPTVSGNVIEDGGPQDGIKGGVADGVADGIKQGIAINVKGGVANGIAGGVNGNKAVRSLVAEPQDVKPADRLNHWDAIAQAPEFPIRIDSASAPPLLIHKAVVKTMLEESYQPFVTAEQGDNQATLISQFLLTLTNQASLAIKSVECEFTHPRIRAVRLTTEFKKPIPPTAMIEVGNERTLYYRLNPGPFNPTDFTARITIVEYEDGSFWVAGAGHIPNSAGASKTQALIEQLGRMRQQLDQSTAANQTTVAAQGEEEVYKASADLRPVITYREKAGYTKEARDNKVEGIVILSVIFRRNGKLTDISVVRGLPDGLTEQAVAAAQKIRFDPAIKDGQPVSVRANLEYGFSLLEKK encoded by the coding sequence ATGTTTTCTCATCTTTTTTGGCATCAAGGGCTCGCCGCGTGGGCGCAATGGTTTTGGCCCGCCTTCGCCAACCATCTTTGGCAAACGACGCTCATCGCCTTGTTCGCGGGGCTTGTCATGACTTTGCTCAAGCGCGCGCCCGCGCGGGTGCGTTACGTTGCCTGGCTGCTCGTTCTTGCCAAATTGCTGCTGCCCTCGGCGCTGCTGCTTTGGCTGGCGCAAGGCGGCATTGGCTGGCTCACACGACTGTTGCCCGCAGCAGAGTTGCCTTCGGCCAGCTTTGCGCTCGTCTTTGAGAACGCGCAGCCGCTGGGCGAATTCGCCGCGCCTTTCGCCACGCTTGAGCTGGGCAAGGGGGCGGCTCTGGCCTCGCATAACGAGTTTTATTGCCTGCTCACGGGCGTTTGGTTGCTGGGCGCGGGACTGTTGCTGACCGGCTGGCTATCCCGGCGCAGACGTTTCGCGCAGGCTTTACGCAACAGCCAGCCCCTCAACACCGGACGCGAGTTCGAATGCCTGCAACGGCTGCGCGCACGCCTGTCTTACCAGCACAATGTTGTTTTGTTGCCCGCCCCGCGCCTAACCGAGCCGGGTGTCTGGCGTATTTGGCAGCCAGTGATCGCATGGCCGGAAGGCATGGCCGAACGTTTGAGCGACGCCGAACTCGAAGCCGTGTTGTTGCACGAACTGTTGCATATTCGGCATCGGGACAATTTGCTGGCGACGGTGCAGATGTGGGTATGTTGCCTGTGCTGGTTTCATCCGCTGGTCTGGTGGCTGGATCGGCGTTTGTTAGCCGAGCGCGAATGGGTTTGCGACGAAGCAGTCTTGCGCTGGCAAGGCGCGCCACAGATTTACGCCGCCAGCCTGTGGAAAGTCGCGCAATTCGGCCTGGGCTGGCCGTCCACAAATATGGCGGGCGTTTCGCGCGTGGGCGGTTCAAATCTGAAAAGGAGAATCGAAGCGATGTTACAAAACGAATTTCCGACGCGGCTGGCGTGGCCGCAACGTTTTTTGATCGGGTTCACCGTCGCGGCGCTGCTGGTGTTTTCCTGCGTCATTGCATTGCCGCTGCGCAATCAGGCATTGGCGCAAGACAAGCCGCCGACCGTGTCTGGCAATGTGATCGAGGATGGCGGACCGCAAGACGGCATCAAAGGCGGTGTGGCAGATGGCGTCGCCGACGGTATCAAGCAAGGTATTGCTATTAACGTGAAAGGCGGAGTAGCAAATGGCATCGCGGGCGGTGTAAATGGAAACAAAGCTGTGCGCTCGCTTGTGGCCGAGCCGCAAGATGTCAAACCGGCGGACAGACTCAATCATTGGGACGCCATTGCGCAAGCGCCGGAATTTCCGATTCGTATTGATTCGGCCAGCGCTCCTCCACTGCTGATTCATAAGGCCGTCGTGAAAACAATGCTGGAAGAAAGTTATCAACCCTTTGTCACTGCGGAACAGGGCGACAACCAAGCTACCTTAATTTCGCAGTTTCTATTGACGTTGACCAATCAAGCGTCCCTAGCCATCAAGAGCGTTGAATGCGAGTTCACTCATCCACGCATTAGGGCAGTGCGTCTGACAACTGAGTTCAAGAAACCCATTCCACCGACGGCTATGATCGAAGTAGGCAACGAACGCACCCTCTATTACCGGCTCAACCCAGGGCCGTTCAACCCTACAGATTTCACTGCCCGCATAACCATTGTGGAATATGAAGATGGTTCGTTTTGGGTGGCGGGCGCCGGGCACATCCCAAATTCAGCGGGCGCGTCAAAAACGCAGGCGCTCATAGAGCAACTTGGCAGAATGCGACAACAGCTAGATCAATCAACGGCGGCCAACCAAACGACAGTGGCTGCGCAAGGCGAGGAAGAAGTTTATAAAGCCAGCGCCGACTTGCGCCCCGTCATCACCTACCGCGAAAAAGCGGGCTACACCAAAGAAGCGCGCGACAACAAAGTCGAAGGCATTGTCATCTTGAGCGTCATCTTCCGGCGCAACGGCAAGCTGACCGACATCAGCGTCGTGCGCGGGTTACCGGACGGTCTGACAGAACAGGCTGTTGCAGCGGCGCAAAAGATTCGCTTCGACCCAGCCATAAAAGACGGCCAGCCGGTCAGCGTGCGCGCTAATCTAGAATATGGCTTCAGTCTGTTAGAGAAGAAATAG
- a CDS encoding BlaI/MecI/CopY family transcriptional regulator: MPHKPEIKLTKFELEIMDALWDLQRAAIREIHEALPEKQRPAYTTVQTIIRRLEQKGAVRQVKQIGNAHIFEPTLTRQAAHRRLIDELLMLFGGSARPLMAHLAEAGKLSLEDVRALETMLAEPAPTATPAETPKPRKRTPARRN, from the coding sequence ATGCCGCACAAACCGGAAATCAAATTAACGAAATTCGAGCTGGAAATCATGGATGCGCTCTGGGATTTACAGCGCGCCGCCATCCGCGAAATCCACGAGGCGCTGCCGGAAAAGCAGCGTCCCGCTTACACGACCGTCCAAACCATCATCCGCCGCTTGGAGCAAAAAGGCGCGGTGCGCCAGGTCAAACAGATTGGCAACGCACATATCTTCGAACCCACGCTTACGCGCCAGGCCGCGCATCGCCGCCTGATTGACGAACTGCTGATGCTCTTCGGCGGTTCGGCGCGCCCGCTGATGGCGCATCTGGCCGAAGCCGGCAAGCTCAGCCTGGAAGACGTGCGCGCACTGGAAACCATGCTGGCGGAACCGGCGCCAACAGCCACGCCCGCTGAAACGCCGAAACCGCGCAAACGCACACCCGCACGCCGCAATTAA